In Croceicoccus sp. Ery15, a genomic segment contains:
- the plsY gene encoding glycerol-3-phosphate 1-O-acyltransferase PlsY has product MIDLLSALVFGYVLGSIPFGVILTRMAGAGNLHEIGSGGTGATNVLRTGRKGLAAATLLLDLAKGVTVVLVARAIWPGTEHWAGLAAVIGHCLPVWLRFRGGKGVATLMGVALGLAWPVGLAFAVVWLGMLAVTRISSAGGMSAAVAAPLAAYGLGWPHYALALALMAAFVLWRHRANIGRLMAGTEPRVGKK; this is encoded by the coding sequence ATGATCGATCTGCTGTCCGCGCTGGTCTTCGGCTATGTACTGGGGTCGATCCCCTTTGGCGTCATCCTCACCCGCATGGCGGGGGCGGGCAATCTGCACGAAATCGGTTCGGGCGGCACGGGGGCGACCAATGTGCTGCGCACCGGTCGCAAGGGGCTGGCGGCGGCGACGCTGCTGCTCGATCTGGCAAAAGGCGTGACGGTCGTGCTGGTCGCCCGCGCGATCTGGCCGGGCACGGAACATTGGGCAGGGCTGGCCGCGGTGATCGGCCATTGCCTGCCGGTGTGGCTGCGCTTTCGCGGCGGCAAGGGCGTGGCGACATTGATGGGCGTGGCGCTGGGGCTGGCGTGGCCGGTCGGGCTGGCATTCGCGGTGGTGTGGCTGGGCATGCTGGCGGTCACCCGCATTTCCAGCGCCGGCGGGATGAGCGCGGCCGTCGCGGCCCCTCTCGCCGCCTATGGTCTGGGCTGGCCCCATTATGCGCTGGCGCTGGCGCTGATGGCGGCATTCGTGCTGTGGCGGCACCGCGCGAATATCGGGCGGCTAATGGCAGGCACCGAACCGCGCGTCGGCAAAAAATAG
- the murI gene encoding glutamate racemase, with amino-acid sequence MSQTVPTIRPDAPVLVFDSGVGGLTVLDALRRILPEAPVIYAADNAGLPYGEKSEAEIAARVAGLLGRMTERFQPRLACIACNTASTIALGMVRDVLHIPIVGTVPAVKPAAAATKTGVIGLIGTGATIRQAYVDRLEAEFAQGKTLLRLAAPGLVAAAEAKLRGRTPDPAVIAGVLAEFRAMPGGDRIDTLVLACTHFPLLAEELGEAFGPDVALVDGAEGIARRIATLTGGQEFLRTGPDIALFTRAEQGLASLEPALAARALSRIEVL; translated from the coding sequence ATGAGCCAGACTGTCCCGACGATCCGCCCCGATGCCCCCGTGCTGGTGTTCGATTCGGGCGTCGGCGGGCTGACCGTGCTGGATGCGCTGCGCCGGATTTTGCCCGAAGCGCCCGTGATTTACGCCGCCGACAATGCCGGCCTGCCCTATGGCGAAAAGAGCGAGGCGGAAATCGCCGCCCGCGTCGCCGGATTGCTGGGCCGCATGACCGAACGGTTCCAGCCGCGCCTTGCCTGCATTGCCTGCAACACGGCCAGCACCATCGCGCTGGGCATGGTGCGCGACGTGCTGCATATCCCCATCGTCGGCACCGTGCCCGCCGTCAAACCCGCCGCCGCCGCCACGAAAACGGGGGTGATCGGGCTGATCGGCACGGGGGCGACGATCCGGCAGGCCTATGTCGACCGGCTTGAGGCGGAATTCGCGCAGGGCAAGACGCTGCTGCGCCTTGCCGCCCCCGGCCTTGTCGCCGCGGCAGAGGCCAAATTGCGCGGGCGCACGCCCGATCCCGCCGTGATCGCGGGCGTTCTGGCCGAATTCCGGGCCATGCCGGGCGGCGACAGGATCGATACGCTGGTTCTTGCCTGCACCCATTTCCCCCTGCTCGCGGAAGAGCTGGGAGAGGCGTTCGGCCCCGATGTCGCGCTGGTCGACGGGGCCGAAGGGATCGCGCGGCGGATCGCCACGCTGACCGGCGGGCAGGAATTCCTGCGCACCGGTCCCGATATCGCGCTGTTCACGCGTGCGGAACAGGGGCTGGCCTCACTGGAACCGGCGCTGGCGGCACGCGCCCTGTCGCGGATCGAGGTGCTATAG
- the hemA gene encoding 5-aminolevulinate synthase — MNYDQIFDQAIDRLHAEGRYRVFIDILRNKGAYPNARCFAGHNGPKPITVWCSNDYLAMGQHPKVIEAMETALHDVGAGSGGTRNIGGNTHYHVDLEGELADLHGKEGALLFTSGYVSNDTTLTTLGKLLPGCVIFSDELNHASMIAGIRNSGCEKRVFRHNDLAHLEELLAAEDEATPKLIAFESVYSMDGDVAPIHAICDLAEKYNALTYIDEVHAVGMYGARGGGISERDDAAHRIDIIEGTLGKAFGVMGGYIAADKRIIDCVRSYAPGFIFTTSLSPVLVAGVLASVRHLKSSSVERDAQQASAAYLKAAMREAGLPVMESTTHIVPLMVGDPVRAKKISDILLAEYGVYVQPINFPTVPRGTERLRFTPGPAHTEEMMRDLVGALVEIWDRLELELRAAA; from the coding sequence GTGAACTACGACCAGATTTTCGACCAGGCGATCGACCGGCTTCATGCCGAGGGGCGCTATCGCGTGTTCATCGACATCCTGCGCAACAAGGGCGCCTATCCCAATGCGCGCTGCTTTGCCGGGCACAACGGGCCCAAGCCGATTACCGTGTGGTGTTCGAACGATTATCTGGCGATGGGCCAGCACCCCAAGGTGATCGAGGCGATGGAAACCGCCCTGCACGATGTGGGCGCGGGTTCGGGCGGCACGCGCAATATCGGCGGCAACACCCACTACCACGTCGATCTGGAAGGCGAACTGGCCGACCTGCACGGCAAGGAAGGCGCGCTGCTGTTCACCAGCGGCTATGTCTCGAACGACACCACGCTGACCACTCTGGGCAAGCTGCTGCCGGGCTGCGTGATCTTTTCGGACGAATTAAACCATGCCTCGATGATTGCGGGCATCCGCAATTCGGGCTGCGAAAAGCGGGTGTTCCGCCACAACGATCTGGCCCATCTGGAAGAGCTGCTGGCGGCAGAGGACGAGGCGACGCCCAAGCTGATCGCGTTCGAAAGCGTCTATTCGATGGACGGCGATGTCGCCCCGATCCACGCGATCTGCGATCTGGCCGAGAAATATAACGCGCTTACCTATATCGACGAAGTCCACGCGGTGGGCATGTACGGCGCGCGCGGCGGCGGCATTTCCGAACGCGATGATGCGGCACACCGGATCGACATTATCGAGGGGACGCTGGGCAAGGCGTTCGGCGTGATGGGCGGCTATATCGCGGCGGACAAGCGCATCATCGATTGCGTGCGCAGCTATGCGCCGGGCTTCATCTTTACCACCTCGCTTTCGCCGGTGCTGGTGGCGGGCGTGCTGGCATCGGTCCGCCATCTGAAATCGTCGAGCGTGGAGCGCGACGCGCAGCAGGCATCGGCCGCTTACCTCAAGGCTGCAATGCGCGAGGCGGGGCTGCCGGTGATGGAATCGACCACCCATATCGTTCCGCTGATGGTGGGCGATCCGGTGCGCGCCAAGAAGATCAGCGACATCTTGCTGGCCGAATATGGCGTGTACGTACAGCCGATCAATTTCCCGACCGTACCGCGCGGCACCGAACGCCTGCGCTTTACCCCCGGCCCTGCGCATACCGAGGAAATGATGCGCGATCTGGTCGGCGCTCTGGTCGAAATCTGGGACCGGCTGGAACTGGAACTGCGCGCCGCGGCTTAG